From Parasteatoda tepidariorum isolate YZ-2023 chromosome 1, CAS_Ptep_4.0, whole genome shotgun sequence, one genomic window encodes:
- the LOC107438755 gene encoding tRNA N(3)-cytidine methyltransferase METTL6, translating into MASTNEKGHYARILNDTEIEKLSLDKVTISDFKQNKLELEAKRNWDLFYKRNRGNFFKDRHWTKREFEELANETSKENEQSVLLEVGCGAGNFMFPLISEGVNFYFYACDFSPRAVELVKANELYDSSICNAFVCDITQDDLANVIPVGTISISTLIFVLSAIHPEKMLFALKNIYKVLKPNGILLFRDYGLYDQAMLRFKPGHKLSENFYVRQDGTRAFYFSEEYLGKLMVEAGFEVIANKYVSRETVNHKEGICVPRVYIQGKFLKPR; encoded by the exons ATGGCTTCAACTAATGAAAAAGGTCATTATGCGcgaattttaaatgatactgaaattgaaaaattatctctTGACAAAGTGACTATCtctgattttaaacaaaataagttagAACTTGAAGCTAAAAGGAATTGGGATTTGTTTTATAAGAGGAATAgaggaaacttttttaaagatcgACATTGGACTAAACGAGAATTCGAGGAACTTGCAAACGAAACCTCA aaagaaaatgaacAATCAGTTCTTTTGGAAGTTGGATGTGGAGCAGGAAATTTCATGTTTCCTTTAATATCAGAAGgagtaaacttttatttctatgcTTGTGATTTCTCTCCCCGTGCTGTTGAACTTGTAAAA gcTAACGAGCTATATGACTCTAGCATTTGTAATGCCTTTGTTTGTGATATCACTCAAGACGATTTAGCAAATGTTATTCCTGTTGGTACAATTAGTATTTCaactttaatatttgttttgtctGCCATCCATccagaaaaaatgcttttcgcactcaaaaatatttataag GTATTAAAACCCAATGGTATTCTGTTATTTAGGGATTATGGATTGTATGATCAAGCAATGTTGAGATTTAAACCTGGTCACAAgttaagtgaaaatttttatgtaaggCAAGATGGCACTCGAGCTTTCTACTTCTCTGAag aatacttGGGAAAATTAATGGTTGAAGCTGGATTTGAAGTGATAgctaataaatatgtttctagaGAAACTGTAAACCACAAAGAAGGCATCTGTGTACCAAGAGTTTATATCCAAGGGAAGTTTTTAAAACctagatga
- the LOC107440123 gene encoding G2/mitotic-specific cyclin-B3 isoform X3, giving the protein MESSIICKLRSAKFASENVKHISVKDASKRAADPLPDNVGKKRILGDITNKNVSNKKVGFGNNKKGKNNSHSYIVSEVEKIKIKEETPSQEENKESELSESSENTMYVTALEDSVIDISPCKEEKKEELVKEPLPPGVEDFDKACLDDPFSVPQYVADVFKYYKERETKFVISNYLDKQREMTKSMRAILVDWMVEVQESFELNHETLYLAVKLVDYYLMHHFVVKTKLQLIGATALFIASKYDERVPPLVDDFLYICGDSYDRDEMLETEIKILKTVDYDLGIPLSYRFLRRYARCDRIPMDLLTLARYILETSLMDYDCIDVLDSKIAAAALLLALKMKSQHWTPTLQYYSGYSEEELIEIVIILNKSISNPPRKLLQTIRTKYSHQIFFGVAKIPPLSAATLE; this is encoded by the exons ATGGAATCTAGTATAATTTGTAAACTAAGAAGTGCCAAGTTCGCTtcg gaaaatgttAAACATATTTCTGTTAAAGATGCTTCAAAGCGGGCTGCTGATCCTTTGCCAGATAATGttggtaaaaaaagaatactgGGTGATATCACAAACAAGAATGTTTCGAATAAAAAAGTTGGATTTGGTAAcaacaaaaaaggaaagaataacTCTCATAGCTACATTGTGAgtgaagttgaaaaaattaaaatcaaggaAGAAACACCCAGTCAGGAAGAGAATAAAGAATCAGAACTGTCTGAGTCTTCAGAAAATACTATGTATGTAACTGCTTTGGAAGACAG tgttaTAGACATTAGTCCATGTAAAGAAGAGAAGAAAGAAGAGCTTGTGAAAGAACCTTTGCCTCCTGGTGTGGAGGATTTTGATAAAGCTTGTCTAGATGATCCATTTAGTGTTCCTCAATATGTTGctgatgtttttaaatactataaagaAAGAGAA aCTAAATTTGTAATAAGTAACTACTTAGACAAACAGCGTGAGATGACAAAGTCTATGAGAGCTATTCTTGTTGATTGGATGGTTGAAGTGCAAGAGAGTTTTGAGTTGAATCATGAAACACTCTATTTGGCAGTTAAATTAGTCGATTATTACCTTATGCATCACTTTGTAGTCAAGACAAAATTGCAGTTAATTGGTGCTACAGCTCTTTTTATTGCTTCCAAGTATGat GAGAGAGTACCACCTCTTGTTGATGACTTCTTGTATATATGTGGTGATAGTTATGATAGGGATGAGATGCTTgagactgaaataaaaattttgaaaactgtggACTATGACTTGGGAATTCCACTATCATACAGATTTCTCCGTAGATATGCCAGG TGTGATCGAATTCCTATGGATTTATTGACACTAGCTAGATATATTTTGGAAACTTCCCTGATGGATTACGATTGCATTGATGTATTAGATTCCAAAATTGCTGCAGCTGCTTTATTACTGGCTTTAAAGATGAAATCTCAACATTGG ACTCCCACACTTCAATATTATTCTGGATATTCAGAAGAAGAATTGATAGAAATTGTGATAATACTAAATAAGAGCATTTCTAATCCTCCACGAAAACTGCTTCAAACAATACGAACAAAGTACTCCCATCA gATATTCTTTGGAGTTGCCAAAATTCCTCCTTTATCTGCAGCAACCTTAGAATAA
- the LOC107440123 gene encoding G2/mitotic-specific cyclin-B3 isoform X4: MESSIICKLRSAKFASENVKHISVKDASKRAADPLPDNVGKKRILGDITNKNVSNKKVGFGNNKKGKNNSHSYIVSEVEKIKIKEETPSQEENKESELSESSENTIVIDISPCKEEKKEELVKEPLPPGVEDFDKACLDDPFSVPQYVADVFKYYKERETKFVISNYLDKQREMTKSMRAILVDWMVEVQESFELNHETLYLAVKLVDYYLMHHFVVKTKLQLIGATALFIASKYDERVPPLVDDFLYICGDSYDRDEMLETEIKILKTVDYDLGIPLSYRFLRRYARCDRIPMDLLTLARYILETSLMDYDCIDVLDSKIAAAALLLALKMKSQHWTPTLQYYSGYSEEELIEIVIILNKSISNPPRKLLQTIRTKYSHQIFFGVAKIPPLSAATLE, translated from the exons ATGGAATCTAGTATAATTTGTAAACTAAGAAGTGCCAAGTTCGCTtcg gaaaatgttAAACATATTTCTGTTAAAGATGCTTCAAAGCGGGCTGCTGATCCTTTGCCAGATAATGttggtaaaaaaagaatactgGGTGATATCACAAACAAGAATGTTTCGAATAAAAAAGTTGGATTTGGTAAcaacaaaaaaggaaagaataacTCTCATAGCTACATTGTGAgtgaagttgaaaaaattaaaatcaaggaAGAAACACCCAGTCAGGAAGAGAATAAAGAATCAGAACTGTCTGAGTCTTCAGAAAATACTAT tgttaTAGACATTAGTCCATGTAAAGAAGAGAAGAAAGAAGAGCTTGTGAAAGAACCTTTGCCTCCTGGTGTGGAGGATTTTGATAAAGCTTGTCTAGATGATCCATTTAGTGTTCCTCAATATGTTGctgatgtttttaaatactataaagaAAGAGAA aCTAAATTTGTAATAAGTAACTACTTAGACAAACAGCGTGAGATGACAAAGTCTATGAGAGCTATTCTTGTTGATTGGATGGTTGAAGTGCAAGAGAGTTTTGAGTTGAATCATGAAACACTCTATTTGGCAGTTAAATTAGTCGATTATTACCTTATGCATCACTTTGTAGTCAAGACAAAATTGCAGTTAATTGGTGCTACAGCTCTTTTTATTGCTTCCAAGTATGat GAGAGAGTACCACCTCTTGTTGATGACTTCTTGTATATATGTGGTGATAGTTATGATAGGGATGAGATGCTTgagactgaaataaaaattttgaaaactgtggACTATGACTTGGGAATTCCACTATCATACAGATTTCTCCGTAGATATGCCAGG TGTGATCGAATTCCTATGGATTTATTGACACTAGCTAGATATATTTTGGAAACTTCCCTGATGGATTACGATTGCATTGATGTATTAGATTCCAAAATTGCTGCAGCTGCTTTATTACTGGCTTTAAAGATGAAATCTCAACATTGG ACTCCCACACTTCAATATTATTCTGGATATTCAGAAGAAGAATTGATAGAAATTGTGATAATACTAAATAAGAGCATTTCTAATCCTCCACGAAAACTGCTTCAAACAATACGAACAAAGTACTCCCATCA gATATTCTTTGGAGTTGCCAAAATTCCTCCTTTATCTGCAGCAACCTTAGAATAA
- the LOC107440123 gene encoding G2/mitotic-specific cyclin-B3 isoform X1, whose protein sequence is MQMGEEKICEIMESSIICKLRSAKFASENVKHISVKDASKRAADPLPDNVGKKRILGDITNKNVSNKKVGFGNNKKGKNNSHSYIVSEVEKIKIKEETPSQEENKESELSESSENTIVIDISPCKEEKKEELVKEPLPPGVEDFDKACLDDPFSVPQYVADVFKYYKERETKFVISNYLDKQREMTKSMRAILVDWMVEVQESFELNHETLYLAVKLVDYYLMHHFVVKTKLQLIGATALFIASKYDERVPPLVDDFLYICGDSYDRDEMLETEIKILKTVDYDLGIPLSYRFLRRYARCDRIPMDLLTLARYILETSLMDYDCIDVLDSKIAAAALLLALKMKSQHWTPTLQYYSGYSEEELIEIVIILNKSISNPPRKLLQTIRTKYSHQIFFGVAKIPPLSAATLE, encoded by the exons ATGCAGATGGGAGAAGAAAA AATTTGTGAAATCATGGAATCTAGTATAATTTGTAAACTAAGAAGTGCCAAGTTCGCTtcg gaaaatgttAAACATATTTCTGTTAAAGATGCTTCAAAGCGGGCTGCTGATCCTTTGCCAGATAATGttggtaaaaaaagaatactgGGTGATATCACAAACAAGAATGTTTCGAATAAAAAAGTTGGATTTGGTAAcaacaaaaaaggaaagaataacTCTCATAGCTACATTGTGAgtgaagttgaaaaaattaaaatcaaggaAGAAACACCCAGTCAGGAAGAGAATAAAGAATCAGAACTGTCTGAGTCTTCAGAAAATACTAT tgttaTAGACATTAGTCCATGTAAAGAAGAGAAGAAAGAAGAGCTTGTGAAAGAACCTTTGCCTCCTGGTGTGGAGGATTTTGATAAAGCTTGTCTAGATGATCCATTTAGTGTTCCTCAATATGTTGctgatgtttttaaatactataaagaAAGAGAA aCTAAATTTGTAATAAGTAACTACTTAGACAAACAGCGTGAGATGACAAAGTCTATGAGAGCTATTCTTGTTGATTGGATGGTTGAAGTGCAAGAGAGTTTTGAGTTGAATCATGAAACACTCTATTTGGCAGTTAAATTAGTCGATTATTACCTTATGCATCACTTTGTAGTCAAGACAAAATTGCAGTTAATTGGTGCTACAGCTCTTTTTATTGCTTCCAAGTATGat GAGAGAGTACCACCTCTTGTTGATGACTTCTTGTATATATGTGGTGATAGTTATGATAGGGATGAGATGCTTgagactgaaataaaaattttgaaaactgtggACTATGACTTGGGAATTCCACTATCATACAGATTTCTCCGTAGATATGCCAGG TGTGATCGAATTCCTATGGATTTATTGACACTAGCTAGATATATTTTGGAAACTTCCCTGATGGATTACGATTGCATTGATGTATTAGATTCCAAAATTGCTGCAGCTGCTTTATTACTGGCTTTAAAGATGAAATCTCAACATTGG ACTCCCACACTTCAATATTATTCTGGATATTCAGAAGAAGAATTGATAGAAATTGTGATAATACTAAATAAGAGCATTTCTAATCCTCCACGAAAACTGCTTCAAACAATACGAACAAAGTACTCCCATCA gATATTCTTTGGAGTTGCCAAAATTCCTCCTTTATCTGCAGCAACCTTAGAATAA
- the LOC107440123 gene encoding G2/mitotic-specific cyclin-B3 isoform X2 — protein sequence MWIFHIVVMIDCFLFMQMGEEKICEIMESSIICKLRSAKFASENVKHISVKDASKRAADPLPDNVGKKRILGDITNKNVSNKKVGFGNNKKGKNNSHSYIVSEVEKIKIKEETPSQEENKESELSESSENTMYVTALEDSVIDISPCKEEKKEELVKEPLPPGVEDFDKACLDDPFSVPQYVADVFKYYKERETKFVISNYLDKQREMTKSMRAILVDWMVEVQESFELNHETLYLAVKLVDYYLMHHFVVKTKLQLIGATALFIASKYDERVPPLVDDFLYICGDSYDRDEMLETEIKILKTVDYDLGIPLSYRFLRRYARCDRIPMDLLTLARYILETSLMDYDCIDVLDSKIAAAALLLALKMKSQHWTPTLQYYSGYSEEELIEIVIILNKSISNPPRKLLQTIRTKYSHQIFFGVAKIPPLSAATLE from the exons ATGTGGATATTTCACATTGTGGTGATGATTGACTGTTTTCTGTTTATGCAGATGGGAGAAGAAAA AATTTGTGAAATCATGGAATCTAGTATAATTTGTAAACTAAGAAGTGCCAAGTTCGCTtcg gaaaatgttAAACATATTTCTGTTAAAGATGCTTCAAAGCGGGCTGCTGATCCTTTGCCAGATAATGttggtaaaaaaagaatactgGGTGATATCACAAACAAGAATGTTTCGAATAAAAAAGTTGGATTTGGTAAcaacaaaaaaggaaagaataacTCTCATAGCTACATTGTGAgtgaagttgaaaaaattaaaatcaaggaAGAAACACCCAGTCAGGAAGAGAATAAAGAATCAGAACTGTCTGAGTCTTCAGAAAATACTATGTATGTAACTGCTTTGGAAGACAG tgttaTAGACATTAGTCCATGTAAAGAAGAGAAGAAAGAAGAGCTTGTGAAAGAACCTTTGCCTCCTGGTGTGGAGGATTTTGATAAAGCTTGTCTAGATGATCCATTTAGTGTTCCTCAATATGTTGctgatgtttttaaatactataaagaAAGAGAA aCTAAATTTGTAATAAGTAACTACTTAGACAAACAGCGTGAGATGACAAAGTCTATGAGAGCTATTCTTGTTGATTGGATGGTTGAAGTGCAAGAGAGTTTTGAGTTGAATCATGAAACACTCTATTTGGCAGTTAAATTAGTCGATTATTACCTTATGCATCACTTTGTAGTCAAGACAAAATTGCAGTTAATTGGTGCTACAGCTCTTTTTATTGCTTCCAAGTATGat GAGAGAGTACCACCTCTTGTTGATGACTTCTTGTATATATGTGGTGATAGTTATGATAGGGATGAGATGCTTgagactgaaataaaaattttgaaaactgtggACTATGACTTGGGAATTCCACTATCATACAGATTTCTCCGTAGATATGCCAGG TGTGATCGAATTCCTATGGATTTATTGACACTAGCTAGATATATTTTGGAAACTTCCCTGATGGATTACGATTGCATTGATGTATTAGATTCCAAAATTGCTGCAGCTGCTTTATTACTGGCTTTAAAGATGAAATCTCAACATTGG ACTCCCACACTTCAATATTATTCTGGATATTCAGAAGAAGAATTGATAGAAATTGTGATAATACTAAATAAGAGCATTTCTAATCCTCCACGAAAACTGCTTCAAACAATACGAACAAAGTACTCCCATCA gATATTCTTTGGAGTTGCCAAAATTCCTCCTTTATCTGCAGCAACCTTAGAATAA